In a single window of the Thermotoga sp. KOL6 genome:
- a CDS encoding acyl carrier protein, which translates to MANREEIFSKVKNIISEKLGVDEAQVTEEAKLIDDLGADSLDLVDLVMDFESEFGVKVDDADLEKISTVGDVVDYIEKKLG; encoded by the coding sequence GTGGCGAACAGAGAGGAGATCTTTTCAAAAGTGAAGAACATAATCTCTGAGAAACTTGGAGTGGATGAAGCACAAGTTACAGAAGAAGCGAAACTCATAGACGATCTCGGCGCGGATTCTTTGGATCTTGTTGATCTTGTGATGGATTTTGAAAGCGAGTTTGGAGTGAAAGTGGACGATGCAGACCTAGAAAAGATTTCAACGGTGGGAGATGTGGTCGATTACATCGAAAAAAAATTGGGGTGA